The sequence below is a genomic window from Halarchaeum grantii.
GGTTCGGGGACGGCGTCGAGGAGCGCGGACGCGAACATCGACTTCCCGCTCCCGGACTCGCCGACGACCCCGAGGATCTCGCTCCGGTCGACGTCCATGTCGACCGAGTCCATCACCTTGGACTCCCCGCGCTCCATGTCGAACGTGACCGAGGCGTTCCGGACTTCGAAGATCGGATCCGTGACGTCGAACTTGTGTGTGGCTTCAGCGTGCATGAGTTACTTCTCCATCGGCGTGGTGTCGTCGATAGTCTCGGCGTGACGCGCCCTGATGCGTGGGTTGAAGAGCCGCTCGGTCCCCTGCGAGAACAGCACGAGACCGAACGACAGCATGACGATGGTCACCATCGGGAGGACGACCCAGTAGACCGAGTCCCACGAGTAAATCGCGCCGCCCGTCGAGTACGCTCGGTTCAGCATGATCCCCCAGTTGTTGAACGAAACCGGGAGGATACCGAGGTAGTAGAGGGCGACGGACCCGAAGATGACGGCGCGTGCGGTGTTCACGAAGCTAATCAGGACGAACGGCATGATGTTCGGCAGGATGTCGTCGAAGATGATACCGCTGAGCGAGCGCCCCATGATCCGCGACGCCTCGACGTAGGAGTTGTCGCGGAGTTCGAGCACCTGCGAGCGGATGTTCCGCGCGAGACCCGCCCAGCCGTTGATCGAGAGGACGATACCGATCAGGTACGGGCTGCTCGGCTCGAACGTGACGACGATGAGGATGATCAGCGGGAGGCCGGGAATCGTCATCGCGATGTCGACGATGGTCGAGATGACGGCGTCGACCGTCCCGCCCTTGTATCCGGAGACGGTGCCGAGGACGACGGCGATAGCGGTCGCGAAGACCGCACCCGCGAGGATCATCTTCAGCATCGGCGGCGTCGCGTGGACGAGGCTGGCCATCAGGCTCTCGCCGAGGTTGTTCGTCCCCAGCGGGTAGCCCGACGCCTCGAAGATGCCGGCGAGTCGCGGACCGCCGACCTCGGGCGGGTCGACGAGCCTGACGCCGACGGTGCCGACGAAGATGTAGAACAGGATGATGAGCGTCCCGAGTCGCGTCCGCCAGTCGCTCCAGACGACGCGGAACGGAGTCAGGACGTAGCGATCCAGTCGCTCTC
It includes:
- a CDS encoding ABC transporter permease, giving the protein MSEANDTFTGGSSIERESARSQSDLYRERLDRYVLTPFRVVWSDWRTRLGTLIILFYIFVGTVGVRLVDPPEVGGPRLAGIFEASGYPLGTNNLGESLMASLVHATPPMLKMILAGAVFATAIAVVLGTVSGYKGGTVDAVISTIVDIAMTIPGLPLIILIVVTFEPSSPYLIGIVLSINGWAGLARNIRSQVLELRDNSYVEASRIMGRSLSGIIFDDILPNIMPFVLISFVNTARAVIFGSVALYYLGILPVSFNNWGIMLNRAYSTGGAIYSWDSVYWVVLPMVTIVMLSFGLVLFSQGTERLFNPRIRARHAETIDDTTPMEK